The Candidatus Eremiobacteraceae bacterium sequence CGTAGTGCTCGCCTACTTCCTGCGAGACTCCGGCCTCACGGGCGTGCACATCGGCTGTGACTCGACGAGTTGCGGTGCATGCACCGTCATCGTCGACGGCCAGGCCGTCAAGTCATGCACGATGTTCGCCGTGCAGGCCGACGGCAAGTCGGTCACCACGATCGAAGGTCTCGCGCAAGGCGGCAAGCTGCATCCGCTCCAGAACGCCTTTCACGAGGAGCACGGCCTGCAGTGCGGCTACTGCACGCCCGGCATGATCCTCTCATCGCTCGAACTCTTGCAGCGC is a genomic window containing:
- a CDS encoding (2Fe-2S)-binding protein — protein: MKQHISIKVNGADTAGDVEPRVVLAYFLRDSGLTGVHIGCDSTSCGACTVIVDGQAVKSCTMFAVQADGKSVTTIEGLAQGGKLHPLQNAFHEEHGLQCGYCTPGMILSSLELLQRNPNPTEEEIRHGLSGNICRCTGYQNIVKAVQTAAKEMSQPPAAAAAK